From Primulina tabacum isolate GXHZ01 chromosome 2, ASM2559414v2, whole genome shotgun sequence, one genomic window encodes:
- the LOC142538016 gene encoding transcription factor bHLH162-like — protein sequence MGKPKVSSCSHIHGAAPKIERKVIEKNRRNLLKNLYSRLFSLLPTNHTSREALPLPDQIDEAVKYIVSMKSKLENMTQKKESLLRRANIRTPELSLTTDHQPTSTRLVEVQDMGPNMDVILTSGLADYSMFLAIIHNLLHRNGVEVANANFSVHGSSTIHVHRDKVQKSNSSYGGATTSGGLKELIGGSSSSEVVESQLNVCDYGIESNLWEYLWSTCVSQKHSRQQKFN from the exons ATGGGAAAGCCTAAGGTTAGCTCATGTTCTCACATTCATGGTGCTGCTCCAAAAATTGAAAGGAAAGTGATAGAGAAGAATAGGAGAAATCTACTCAAGAATCTTTACTCTCGTCTCTTCTCTCTTCTTCCCACTAATCATACTTCCAGG GAAGCGTTGCCACTGCCGGATCAAATAGATGAAGCCGTGAAATATATAGTAAGCATGAAGTCGAAGCTTGAAAATATGACGCAGAAGAAGGAATCCCTATTGCGTCGAGCAAACATTAGAACACCCGAATTGAGCCTCACAACCGATCATCAACCAACTTCAACACGTCTTGTTGAAGTTCAAGATATGGGACCGAATATGGATGTCATTTTAACAAGTGGGCTGGCAGATTACTCCATGTTTCTTGCCATCATCCATAATTTGCTTCATCGAAATGGAGTGGAAGTTGCAAACGCTAACTTTTCAGTGCATGGTAGCTCAACTATTCATGTTCACCGTGACAAG GTCCAGAAGTCCAATTCGAGTTATGGAGGGGCAACAACGTCAGGAGGGCTGAAGGAACTGATAGGTGGGAGTAGTAGCAGTGAAGTGGTGGAATCACAACTAAATGTATGTGACTATGGTATAGAATCCAATTTATGGGAGTACTTGTGGAGTACTTGTGTCTCCCAGAAGCATTCCCGCCAGCAGAAATTTAATTAG
- the LOC142535438 gene encoding uncharacterized protein LOC142535438, producing MAENLTGEKSSSVQDSPDSPILLRLVAKRRTWVCLFVSVYSLLLYLSWNLLTSVLNWYESESLASTSSSTGLSALYASLFLGMAFGILSMVAALAVAVPATLVTWISVLVLLAFFGKPRRTLVVEGKKLTAEIGGFVLRVLIKEGNIVAAVCAVLGYFALVRKNKESIGDNQFD from the coding sequence ATGGCAGAAAACCTCACGGGAGAAAAATCCTCAAGTGTCCAGGATAGCCCCGATTCGCCAATCCTTCTGAGGCTCGTCGCCAAAAGAAGAACATGGGTTTGCCTATTTGTGTCTGTTTACTCACTGTTGCTTTACCTTTCTTGGAACCTCTTGACATCAGTTCTTAATTGGTACGAATCTGAATCATTGGCCTCTACCTCTTCTTCCACTGGGTTGTCGGCTCTCTATGCGTCGCTTTTCCTGGGGATGGCTTTCGGGATTCTTTCGATGGTGGCGGCGCTAGCCGTGGCTGTCCCGGCAACGCTGGTGACTTGGATATCTGTGCTCGTGCTGTTGGCTTTTTTTGGGAAACCCAGGAGGACCTTGGTGGTGGAAGGTAAGAAATTGACGGCTGAGATTGGTGGGTTTGTTCTGAGAGTGTTGATCAAGGAAGGGAATATAGTGGCTGCTGTTTGTGCGGTTCTTGGGTACTTTGCGCTCGTTAGGAAGAATAAAGAAAGCATCGGAGATAACCAATTCGATTGA
- the LOC142535442 gene encoding putative ubiquitin-conjugating enzyme E2 38 isoform X1, whose product MEFDSEILDSDDSVPEESKHGEVFMEKNVVNSTNIDASVSVSPNSEDFNESHMLNQEDENEGDLDDEDEAFVDDCDLSEYSSEENYFYEDNDGDDYSSMQAQFDNVDIPPGVEASVTWLNDTKLSSNAPVPLDFSTRCGPASSSASVAASVPVPSNGKCEANVSSNSSLFTESSSSGKEKEVNGVDLLRKSEAFKQFDVVGDYSDHHYGNVRIQGQEPSKAWTKKIQDEWKILEKDLPDTIFVRVYESRMDLLRAVIIGPQGTPYHDGLFVFDIMFPPTYPDVPPMVYYYSGGLRLNPNLYDCGKVCLSLLNTWTGRDNEKWLPKSSTMLQVLVSIQALILNAKPFFNEPGYDTRYVGQEGERKSNSYNEHVFILSLKTMMYTLRRPPKHFEDLVSGHFRSHAHAILSACRAYMDGALVGSLVNGSVPDGTATQNMGSPDFKEAVGRMLNGLVSNFTRYGSQDCEQFRLQQ is encoded by the exons ATGGAGTTTGATTCCGAGATTTTGGATTCCGACGACTCGGTTCCTGAGGAGTCTAAACACGGTGAG GTGTTTATGGAGAAGAATGTCGTTAATTCCACTAACATAGATGCATCAGTATCTGTATCTCCCAACTCAGAGGATTTTAATGAGTCACATATGTTAAATCAGGAGGATGAGAATGAGGGTGATCTGGATGACGAAGATGAAGCATTTGTCGATGATTGTGATCTTTCAGAATACAGTAGTGAGGAAAACTATTTTTATGAGGATAATGATGGTGATGATTACTCAAGTATGCAGGCACAATTCGACAATGTGGATATACCTCCTGGAGTGGAGGCATCAGTTACTTGGTTGAATGACACCAAATTGAGTTCCAATGCTCCTGTCCCGCTAGATTTCTCTACGCGATGTGGACCTGCCAGTTCTTCTGCTTCTGTGGCAGCATCTGTTCCAGTTCCTTCTAACGGCAAATGTGAGGCCAATGTTTCAAGCAATTCATCACTATTTACAGAATCTAGCTCTAGTGGGAAGGAAAAAGAAGTCAACGGGGTTGATCTTTTGAGAAAGTCTGAAGCTTTCAAGCAATTTGATGTCGTTGGTGATTATTCAGACCATCACTATGGCAATGTGCGCATCCAAGGGCAGGAG CCGTCCAAGGCATGGACTAAGAAAATCCAAGATGAGTGGAAAATTTTGGAGAAGGATTTACCGG ATACAATATTTGTTAGAGTTTATGAATCAAGGATGGATCTTTTGAGGGCTGTTATTATAGGACCACAAGGCACTCCCTACCATGATGGTCTTTTTGTCTTTGATATTATGTTCCCTCCCACATATCCTGATGTACCACCA ATGGTTTACTATTATTCGGGTGGCTTGCGGCTAAACCCAAACTTGTATGATTGTGGAAAAGTGTGCCTCAGTCTTCTGAACACTTGGACTGGTAGAGACAATGAAAAGTGGCTGCCGAAATCATCCACCATGTTGCAGGTACTGGTGTCTATTCAGGCTCTTATTCTGAATGCAAAACCTTTCTTTAACGAGCCTGGATATGATACTCGGTATGTTGGCCAAGAAGGAGAGAGAAAATCCAATTCATATAACGAGCATGTATTCATTCTATCGTTGAAGACAATGATGTACACTCTTAGAAGGCCGCCGAAG CATTTTGAAGATCTCGTGTCCGGTCATTTTCGTTCCCACGCCCATGCTATTCTATCAGCATGTAGAGCATATATGGATGGTGCTTTAGTTGGTTCCTTGGTCAACGGAAGCGTCCCAGATGGTACTGCAACTCAGAATATGGGATCGCCAGATTTTAAGGAAGCGGTTGGAAGAATGTTAAATGGTCTCGTTTCAAACTTCACAAGGTATGGCTCGCAGGACTGTGAGCAGTTTCGCCTCCAACAGTAA
- the LOC142535442 gene encoding uncharacterized protein LOC142535442 isoform X2 codes for MEFDSEILDSDDSVPEESKHGEVFMEKNVVNSTNIDASVSVSPNSEDFNESHMLNQEDENEGDLDDEDEAFVDDCDLSEYSSEENYFYEDNDGDDYSSMQAQFDNVDIPPGVEASVTWLNDTKLSSNAPVPLDFSTRCGPASSSASVAASVPVPSNGKCEANVSSNSSLFTESSSSGKEKEVNGVDLLRKSEAFKQFDVVGDYSDHHYGNVRIQGQEPSKAWTKKIQDEWKILEKDLPDTIFVRVYESRMDLLRAVIIGPQGTPYHDGLFVFDIMFPPTYPDVPPMVYYYSGGLRLNPNLYDCGKVCLSLLNTWTGRDNEKWLPKSSTMLQVLVSIQALILNAKPFFNEPGYDTRYVGQEGERKSNSYNEHVFILSLKTMMYTLRRPPKISCPVIFVPTPMLFYQHVEHIWMVL; via the exons ATGGAGTTTGATTCCGAGATTTTGGATTCCGACGACTCGGTTCCTGAGGAGTCTAAACACGGTGAG GTGTTTATGGAGAAGAATGTCGTTAATTCCACTAACATAGATGCATCAGTATCTGTATCTCCCAACTCAGAGGATTTTAATGAGTCACATATGTTAAATCAGGAGGATGAGAATGAGGGTGATCTGGATGACGAAGATGAAGCATTTGTCGATGATTGTGATCTTTCAGAATACAGTAGTGAGGAAAACTATTTTTATGAGGATAATGATGGTGATGATTACTCAAGTATGCAGGCACAATTCGACAATGTGGATATACCTCCTGGAGTGGAGGCATCAGTTACTTGGTTGAATGACACCAAATTGAGTTCCAATGCTCCTGTCCCGCTAGATTTCTCTACGCGATGTGGACCTGCCAGTTCTTCTGCTTCTGTGGCAGCATCTGTTCCAGTTCCTTCTAACGGCAAATGTGAGGCCAATGTTTCAAGCAATTCATCACTATTTACAGAATCTAGCTCTAGTGGGAAGGAAAAAGAAGTCAACGGGGTTGATCTTTTGAGAAAGTCTGAAGCTTTCAAGCAATTTGATGTCGTTGGTGATTATTCAGACCATCACTATGGCAATGTGCGCATCCAAGGGCAGGAG CCGTCCAAGGCATGGACTAAGAAAATCCAAGATGAGTGGAAAATTTTGGAGAAGGATTTACCGG ATACAATATTTGTTAGAGTTTATGAATCAAGGATGGATCTTTTGAGGGCTGTTATTATAGGACCACAAGGCACTCCCTACCATGATGGTCTTTTTGTCTTTGATATTATGTTCCCTCCCACATATCCTGATGTACCACCA ATGGTTTACTATTATTCGGGTGGCTTGCGGCTAAACCCAAACTTGTATGATTGTGGAAAAGTGTGCCTCAGTCTTCTGAACACTTGGACTGGTAGAGACAATGAAAAGTGGCTGCCGAAATCATCCACCATGTTGCAGGTACTGGTGTCTATTCAGGCTCTTATTCTGAATGCAAAACCTTTCTTTAACGAGCCTGGATATGATACTCGGTATGTTGGCCAAGAAGGAGAGAGAAAATCCAATTCATATAACGAGCATGTATTCATTCTATCGTTGAAGACAATGATGTACACTCTTAGAAGGCCGCCGAAG ATCTCGTGTCCGGTCATTTTCGTTCCCACGCCCATGCTATTCTATCAGCATGTAGAGCATATATGGATGGTGCTTTAG
- the LOC142535452 gene encoding LOW QUALITY PROTEIN: callose synthase 12-like (The sequence of the model RefSeq protein was modified relative to this genomic sequence to represent the inferred CDS: inserted 1 base in 1 codon): MNQRPQPHSAGSEDVYNIIPIHNLLDDHPSLRFPEVRAAAAALRAVGDLRRPPFSTWKPHYDLLDWLALFFGFKLXNVDNQREHLVLHLSNAQMRLSPPPDNIDTLDPAVLRRFRRRLLKNYTSWCSYLNLKSNIWLSDSSRNASAGHRRELLYVSLYLLIWGESANLRFIPECICYIFHNMAMELNKILEDYIDENTGRPFLPSVSGENAYLNKIVKPIYDTIKAEVDNSRNGTAPHSAWRNYDDINEYFWSRRCFEKLKWPIDLGSNFFVRGHKGKKVGKTGFVEQRSFWNLFRSFDKLWIMLILFLQAAIIVAWDHKFPWQALKESSVQVRCLTVFFTWSALRFLQSVLDAGMQYSLVTRETKSLGVRMVLKSLVAAAWIVVFGVFYGRILSTRNANGEYEKSRIVNFLEVVVAFIAPELLALALFVLPWIRNFLENTNWKIFYLLSWWFQSKIFVGRGLREGLVDNIKYTLFWILVLATKFSFSYFMQIKPLIAPTKTLLHLKDISYEWHEFFSNSNRFAVGLLWLPVILIYLMDIQIWYSIYSSFVGAAVGLFDHLGEIRNMQQLRLRFQFFASAIQFNLMPEEQLLNTRGTFSSKIKDAIHRLKLRYGLGRPFKKLESNQVEAYKFALIWNEIINVFREEDIVSDHEVELLELPQNDDKDPKCNWEIRVIQWPCLLLCNELLLALSQAKELVDAPDRWLWYKICKTEYRRCAVIESYDSLRHFLLAIVKYDSEERSIIRIFFQEIDEWIRLEKFTKNYNMTALHRIHEKVVHLLDLVLKPNKDADKAVNALQALYETAIRDFLKEKRSNDQLKEDGLAPQGTMSNDRLLFQNAVELPSASNEKFYRRVRRLHTILTSRDSMQKVPENLEARRRIAFFSNSLFMNMPHAPQVEKMMAFSVLTPYYSEEVLYSKEQLRTENEDGISTLFYLKTIYADDWRNFLERMRREGMVSEKELWTNRLRDLRLWASYRGQTLTRTVRGMMYYYRALEMLAFLDSASEMDMREGSQQLRSMRRNNNVDGLSSERSPSSRSLSRANSSVSLLFKGHERGTALMKYTYVVACQIYGSQKAKKDPHAEEILYLMKNNEALRVAYVDEVLSGRDEKDYYSILVKFDRKLQREVEIYRVKLPGPVKLGEGKPENQNHAIIFTRGDAVQTIDMNQDNYFEEALKVRNLLEEFTRYYGIRKPTILGVREHIFTGSVSSLAWFMSAQEMSFVTLGQRVLANPLKVRMHYGHPDVFDRFWFLTRGGISKASRVINISEDIFAGFNCTLRGGNVTHHEYIQVGKGRDVGLNQISMFEAKVASGNGEQILSRDVYRLGHRLDFFRMLSFFYTTVGFFFNTMMILLTVYAFLWGRLYLALSGVEGSALANNTDDNKALGTILNQQFIIQLGLFTALPMVVQSSLEFGFLNALWDFITMQLQLSSIFYTFSMGTRGHYFGRTVLHGGAKYRATGRGFVVQHKSFAENYRLYARSHFVKAIELGLILTVYASYSPVATGTFVYIALTISSWFLVVSWILGPFIFNPSGFDWLKTVYDFDEFMNWIWYRGGVFTKSEQSWEKWWDEEQDHLRTTGLWGKVLEIILDLRFFFFQFGIVYQLGIAAGSKSIAVYLLSWIYVVVALVLYMVVAYARDKYAAKEHVYYRLVQFLVIILVIVVIIALLEFTHFKVIDLFTSLLAFVPTGWGFISIAQVLRPFFEKTMLWQVVVSLARLYDIMFGVIVMAPVALLSWLPGFQNMQTKILFNQAFSRGLHISQIVAGKKPKADL, encoded by the exons ATGAATCAGCGGCCTCAGCCACACTCTGCCGGAAGCGAAGATGTATACAACATCATCCCGATTCACAATCTCCTCGACGACCACCCTTCGCTCCGTTTCCCCGAGGTCCGGGCCGCTGCGGCTGCACTTCGGGCCGTTGGTGACTTGAGAAGGCCGCCTTTCTCAACATGGAAGCCCCACTACGACCTCCTTGACTGGCTCGCGCTCTTCTTCGGTTTCAAGC CTAATGTCGACAACCAGAGGGAGCATCTCGTACTCCACCTGTCTAATGCACAGATGCGCCTCTCTCCGCCTCCGGACAACATTGATACTCTTGACCCTGCCGTCCTCCGCCGCTTCCGTCGCAGGCTCTTGAAAAATTACACCAGCTGGTGCTCTTACCTCAACCTCAAGTCCAACATCTGGCTCTCTGATTCCTCTCGCAACGCCTCCGCGGGTCACCGTCGGGAACTTTTATACGTTTCTCTTTATTTGCTTATTTGGGGGGAGTCTGCCAATTTACGTTTTATCCCGGAATGCATTTGTTATATATTTCATAACATGGCTATGGAATTGAACAAAATCTTGGAGGATTACATTGACGAGAACACTGGGAGACCTTTTTTGCCGTCTGTTTCTGGAGAGAATGCCTATTTGAATAAAATTGTGAAGCCAATTTATGATACGATCAAAGCTGAGGTGGATAATAGTAGGAATGGTACAGCTCCGCACTCTGCTTGGAGGAATTATGATGATATAAATGAGTATTTCTGGAGTAGGCGGTGTTTTGAGAAGCTTAAGTGGCCCATTGACTTGGGGAGTAATTTTTTTGTTAGGGGGCATAAGGGGAAGAAAGTGGGGAAGACGGGGTTTGTTGAGCAGAGGTCGTTTTGGAATCTGTTTAGGAGTTTCGATAAGTTATGGATCATGTTgattctctttcttcaagcagcTATTATTGTGGCATGGGATCACAAGTTCCCATGGCAGGCACTGAAGGAGTCATCTGTTCAGGTCAGATGCTTGACTGTGTTTTTCACGTGGAGTGCATTGAGGTTCTTGCAGTCAGTGCTGGATGCTGGAATGCAATATAGTCTGGTGACGAGGGAGACTAAATCTTTGGGAGTTAGGATGGTTTTGAAAAGTTTGGTTGCAGCTGCATGGATTGTGGTGTTTGGCGTGTTCTACGGAAGGATATTGAGTACGAGAAATGCTAATGGGGAATATGAAAAAAGCAgaattgtaaattttcttgagGTGGTTGTGGCTTTTATTGCCCCAGAGCTGTTAGCCTTGGCCTTATTTGTTCTTCCCTGGATTAGGAATTTTTTGGAGAATACAAATTGGAAGATATTTTATCTGTTGTCCTGGTGGTTCCAGAGCAAGATTTTCGTGGGTCGGGGCCTTAGGGAAGGTCTCGTGGACAATATAAAATATACCCTTTTCTGGATTCTAGTGCTTGCAACAAAATTTTCCTTCAGTTACTTCATGCAGATTAAGCCTTTGATTGCTCCCACAAAGACATTGTTACATCTCAAAGATATTAGTTATGAGTGGCATGAGTTCTTTAGTAACAGTAACCGATTTGCTGTGGGGCTGTTGTGGCTCCCAGTTATTTTAATCTACCTCATggatatacagatttggtactcaATTTACTCATCATTTGTTGGCGCAGCGGTTGGGTTGTTTGATCACTTGGGTGAGATTCGTAACATGCAGCAACTGAGGTTGAGGTTTCAGTTCTTTGCTAGTGCTATTCAATTTAATCTGATGCCCGAAGAGCAGCTTTTGAATACCAGGGGAACATTTAGCAGCAAAATTAAAGATGCCATCCACCGGTTGAAACTGAGATACGGGCTAGGCCGACCGTTCAAAAAGCTAGAATCCAACCAGGTGGAGGCTTACAAATTTGCCTTGATATGGAATGAAATCATTAATGTATTCAGGGAGGAAGACATTGTCTCTGACCATGAAGTGGAGCTATTAGAGCTGCCTCAAAATGATGATAAGGATCCTAAATGTAACTGGGAAATTCGAGTGATTCAGTGGCCATGCTTACTTCTGTGTAATGAGCTGTTGCTTGCTCTCAGCCAGGCTAAAGAGTTGGTAGATGCGCCTGATCGGTGGCTTTGGTATAAGATATGTAAAACTGAGTATCGGCGATGTGCAGTTATCGAATCTTATGACAGTTTGAGGCATTTTTTGCTAGCCATTGTTAAATATGATTCTGAGGAGCGTTCAATAATCAGAATCTTTTTTCAGGAAATCGATGAGTGGATTCGGCTGGAGAAATTCACGAAAAACTACAACATGACAGCACTCCACAGAATCCATGAAAAAGTTGTCCATCTTCTAGATCTTGTACTCAAGCCTAATAAAGATGCAGATAAGGCGGTGAATGCTCTTCAGGCACTTTATGAGACTGCAATTAGAGATTTCCTGAAAGAGAAGAGAAGCAATGACCAGCTAAAGGAAGATGGTCTGGCTCCTCAAGGAACAATGTCTAATGATAGATTGCTTTTTCAAAATGCTGTTGAGTTACCGAGTGCAAGCAATGAGAAATTCTATCGTAGAGTTCGGCGGTTGCACACCATTCTTACATCTCGGGATTCAATGCAGAAAGTACCTGAAAATCTTGAGGCAAGACGCCGAATTGCCTTCTTCAGCAATTCCTTGTTCATGAACATGCCCCATGCTCCACAAGTTGAGAAAATGATGGCCTTCAGTGTTTTGACTCCATATTACAGTGAGGAGGTACTATACAGCAAGGAACAACTTCGTACTGAGAATGAAGACGGGATATCCACCCTTTTCTACTTGAAGACCATCTATGCCGATGATTGGAGAAATTTTTTGGAGAGGATGCGGCGAGAAGGGATGGTAAGTGAAAAAGAATTGTGGACAAATAGGTTGAGAGATCTTCGACTTTGGGCATCGTATAGAGGCCAGACACTTACTCGCACTGTGAGGGGAATGATGTATTATTATAGAGCCCTTGAAATGCTGGCTTTTCTAGATTCTGCTTCCGAGATGGACATGAGAGAAGGATCTCAACAACTTCGTTCTATGAGGCGTAATAACAATGTGGACGGTTTAAGCTCAGAAAGGTCACCCTCCTCGAGAAGTTTGAGCCGAGCTAATAGTTCAGTCAGCTTGTTGTTCAAAGGCCATGAGCGTGGAACTGCTTTGATGAAATATACTTATGTGGTTGCATGTCAGATTTATGGTTCTCAAAAGGCCAAAAAGGATCCCCATGCTGAGGAGATACTATATCTGATGAAAAATAACGAAGCACTTCGTGTTGCCTATGTTGATGAGGTGTTGTCAGGGAGGGATGAGAAAGATTATTACTCTATCCTGGTGAAATTTGACAGGAAGTTGCAGAGAGAAGTTGAGATATATCGTGTCAAGTTACCTGGCCCAGTGAAGCTTGGAGAGGGTAAACCTGAGAATCAGAATCATGCCATTATCTTCACTAGGGGAGATGCAGTTCAGACCATTGACATGAACCAGGACAACTATTTTGAAGAGGCTTTAAAGGTCCGGAACCTTTTGGAGGAATTTACTCGCTACTATGGTATTCGGAAACCTACCATCTTGGGAGTCCGAGAACATATTTTTACAGGCTCTGTATCGTCACTTGCTTGGTTCATGTCTGCTCAGGAAATGAGTTTTGTCACCCTGGGGCAGCGGGTTTTAGCTAATCCTTTGAAAGTTCGGATGCATTATGGGCATCCTGATGTGTTTGACAGGTTTTGGTTTTTGACTCGAGGAGGGATAAGCAAAGCTTCCAGAGTGATTAATATCAGCGAGGATATTTTTGCTGGATTCAATTGCACATTGCGAGGCGGAAATGTTACTCACCATGAATATATCCAAGTAGGAAAGGGAAGGGATGTTGGGCTTAATCAAATTTCTATGTTTGAAGCTAAGGTTGCCAGTGGAAATGGTGAGCAAATTCTGAGCCGAGACGTGTACAGATTGGGTCATCGGCTGGACTTCTTTAGAATGCTCTCGTTCTTTTATACAACTGTCGGCTTTTTCTTCAATACCATGATGATTCTTCTTACTGTGTATGCCTTTTTGTGGGGCCGGCTTTATCTTGCGTTGAGTGGAGTAGAAGGTTCTGCATTAGCAAATAATACCGATGATAATAAAGCACTTGGTACAATATTGAATCAGCAATTCATAATCCAACTTGGTCTCTTTACTGCCTTGCCAATGGTCGTGCAAAGTTCACTTGAATTTGGCTTTCTGAATGCACTCTGGGACTTTATTACCATGCAGCTCCAGCTTTCTTCAATATTCTATACGTTCTCCATGGGAACCCGTGGTCATTACTTTGGAAGGACTGTTCTTCATGGTGGTGCAAAATACCGTGCGACAGGGCGAGGTTTTGTGGTGCAGCATAAGAGTTTTGCTGAGAATTATAGATTGTATGCCCGAAGTCATTTTGTGAAGGCTATTGAACTTGGTTTGATACTTACAGTGTATGCTTCCTACAGTCCGGTAGCTACAGGCACTTTTGTGTACATAGCATTGACAATTTCCAGTTGGTTTTTAGTTGTGTCCTGGATTTTGGGCCCTTTCATTTTTAACCCTTCCGGTTTTGATTGGTTAAAAACCGTGTACGATTTCGATGAGTTTATGAACTGGATATGGTACAGGGGTGGCGTATTCACAAAGTCTGAGCAGAGCTGGGAAAAGTGGTGGGATGAAGAACAAGATCATTTGAGGACAACTGGTCTTTGGGGAAAGGTACTGGAAATTATTTTGGACCTCCGCTTCTTCTTCTTTCAGTTTGGGATTGTATATCAGTTGGGCATTGCTGCTGGAAGCAAGAGCATTGCTGTTTACTTACTTTCATGGATTTACGTGGTTGTGGCTCTTGTACTTTACATGGTAGTAGCATATGCTCGTGACAAATACGCTGCAAAGGAACATGTCTACTATCGTTTGGTGCAGTTCCTTGTTATTATTCTCGTGATAGTTGTGATAATTGCCTTGCTGGAGTTTACTCATTTCAAAGTTATTGATCTCTTCACAAGTTTACTGGCTTTTGTCCCCACCGGGTGGGGTTTTATATCGATCGCACAGGTTCTAAGACCGTTTTTCGAGAAAACAATGCTCTGGCAAGTTGTTGTTTCTTTAGCTCGCTTGTATGACATAATGTTTGGAGTCATTGTGATGGCTCCCGTGGCCCTTTTATCATGGTTGCCTGGATTCCAAAATATGCAGACTAAGATTCTTTTCAATCAAGCATTTAGTAGAGGCCTTCACATATCTCAAATTGTGGCAGGAAAAAAACCAAAGGCTGATTTGTGA